AGAATAGGCTTTGCTAAGGTTTATTCTACAAAAAGCAGCAGGAGTGGGAAAAGGTTCTTCCAGGAACTTGAAAAGTTTCTTCCCTTCAAAATAGAAAAGGTTCAAACTGATAACGGAAGTGAGTTTATAGGAGAGTTAGAGGATTACCTTAAGGAGAGGGGAATAGAACACTACTTCAGCTATCCGAGGTCTCCCAAGACCAATTCCCACGTTGAAAGGTTCATACAGACGGTGGAGAAGGAACTGTGGATGATAGAAGGGACTGAGCCGAAAATTGATGAAATGAACAGGAAACTATTTAGGTATCTAAACTTTTACAACTTCGTTAGGCCTCATCAAGGTCTTGGTTATAAGACTCCAGTAGAGAAGTTTGAGGAATATATTAAAAAACACCAGGGTGTCCACCATGTATTGAACGAGAACAGACGAAATCTCATTGATTTTATAAACTTTGATTAACGCAGTTAAGATAGTAAAAATAAATAAAAGCATAGGAGGATAGATATGAGGACATTAAAGACAAGACCTAATGCTGCGATATAGTAGATAGTAGTTCGAACTTTTCTTTTATAATTCGCAGGGGAGGAGGGAGAAGGTGGCCTTAGTAGGTTTGAGTGGCTTTTCTGTTTATGGCTTCCATATTCCCGTAATGGCTCTTCGGTTATTTGAATTGCACTTAGTTATAGAACCTAATCATCCTATGGTTCATGAGGAAATTTTGCTTTTTGTTCCGATAGATTGTTATAGTCTAAATATTTATCTTCATGGTAAAGTTGAAAATTTTCATGGTTCATTTTTACATAACTTAATGGAAAGAATATATGATGAAAAGCTTGAAAACGGAGTTGTTAATTTTACAAAAACCTTCCTTATTGCTACCCATACAAACAATTATGATGCCTATGAAAGTAAAAACTATAAAAGTATTAAAATTTGTTATCCTATCGACAATGAAAGTTTACTTACTCGTAATATTCTTATAGATGGAATAAAAGCTACTATTTACCTAGATCTAGGAATAAAAGTTATTGATTATGGGGAATGTATAAAAATAGAAGTTTTTAGGAAGAATGGGAAGTTAATCCAAGCAGGAATTGTAGCCATCAGGTTTTCTATAGTTATGAGTAGCCCGGAGAAAAAGGAACAATATAAAATACATATATTTACTCCTGAAACGTTAGGAAGTATGTATGCCTTATTTCCTGATGAGAAAAAAGCTATATCAAACAGTTCTATACTAACCTTAATCCATAAAGAAGACGGATTGAAGGCAATTGAGGAATTTCTAAATGAAAGCAAAACGGAAATTCAAAATATAGTTAATAGTTTTAGTATCAGAGAAATTGAAGATGAAGATAAAGATGTTTTTATAATCGTTGATAAAATCAACGAAAGCTTTGAAAAGTTAAAAGGAAAAGTAAGAAACTACTTTTTAAAATTGAAAAAGGAAGATCCTAACATTCTAAAACCTCATAGTGATATATGGCTTCAAGTTCCCGAATTTGCAACTCAATGTGAACCTCCAAAATACGCAAAAACTGAGAAGTATTCTTGGGATTTTGCATTTAATATAAAACCAGCAAATATTTTAGTTTCCAGATATTTCTTAGATAAAACAATTGCCTATCACTTATATATAGCAAATGAACATACTAATATACTCCTTTCTCCAGAAGAAGGAGGAATAGTAGAAGAATTTAATTTAAGATTTAAAGTAGAGCCAAACTTTCTTATAGTTCTTACATTTCCTATATATATCCTTACAACTTTCGTTCTTCGCATTTTAGATAGTATTCTTAAAAATCTTCTGCAAGGTTGGGATATATATAGCAATGTGCGCCGAAGCCTAGAAAACTTTCACAAATTAAATATGGTAAAATACAATATATTTCTTAAAGAAATCTATATTAATGCTTTTAATTCTCAAAATCTAGTTACTATTTTATTGGTACTTGTTTCACTAATGTTTACTTTAGCTAGCATAATTAGAGGCGGAACTGGAGGAAGATTGTCTTATTATGAATATTTAACAAATATAACGACATTAATTAAAGATCCTGTTTTCACAGTTCCATTGATTTTGTCTTCTTTGAGTTTGGCATTTATATATTTATATTCAAGTTATAGAAACGTAAAAGCTAAATGGGAATAACTTATCAGCTACTTTAGCTCTCAAGAGTAACGTAGTTAATGAGCGTTCCTATCCCCTCAATCTCAACCTCTACCCTATCATCAGGATTTAGGGGACCTACTCCGGGAGGAGTTCCTGTCGAGATTACATCTCCGGGTAAGAGTGTCATGATTTGAGAAACAAAGGAAACGAGCTCAAACGGGGAAAATATCATGTCTTCAGTGTTTCCCCTCTGTCTTACCTCCCCGTTAACTCTCGTCTCAATCCTAAGTCCTATCGGGTCGATATCTGTATTAATCCATGGGCCGTAAGGAGCAAATGTGTCAAAGGACTTTGCCCTCGTATATTGGCCGTCCTTCTTCTGCAAATCCCTTGCTGTTACATCGTTAAAACAGGAGTATCCCAATATGTACTCCTTCGCTTCTTCAGGAGATACTTTTCTACACTTTCTACCAATAACTACGGCAAGTTCCCCTTCATAGTCAACTCTATTTGACATTTTTGGAAGAACAATCTTCATCTTGTTCGATATTACAGCCGTTGAGGGTTTGAGGAAAATGAGAGGCTCCTCAGGAATGGGTTTTCCCATCTCCTCTGCATGGGCTCTGTAGTTAAGTCCAACTGCAACAATTTTTGTCGGCCTCGTCGGAGACAGGAACTTCACATCCTTAAAGGATAGGGGCTCTCCCTCGGGTGTAACACCCTCCATAAGTTCAGAAACCCTTCTTTCCTTCAAGGGAAGAATCTCCTTTCCCCTTATAAGTCCGAAGATTGTCCTATCCCCGTACTTAAACCTTCCTACCTTCAACTTTCCCTCCTAAACAGTGGCCACGCCGTACATTTTACCAACTGCTAAAAATCTTTCTCCTTCACTTAAAGGGTATTCAGGAGTAAGGAGTTTCAGCTCCAAGTCCTCAGAAAAGAGGTCAACAGAATAAAGGGATTTACCTTCAAAGCCAATTTCTGATACAGAGGTAACTATTCCGATTACCGTGTAGTTTTCCCTATCTGAAAGGATACAGGTATCAAAGAGTTCCTCAGGCTTTTGGGAAAACTCCCCTAAAAGCCTAACTGTTTCCTCCTCCCCTAAACTCCTTTCCAATTTCTCTCTGGCTTTTTCGTTTCCCTTTATCGCCAACTTTAGGAGCTCCCTGTTCTCATCGGCCACCTGGTCAAAGTGTGAAAGGGGAGGTAGCCTTTTTACCCTGTTTGAGTAAATAGTTAAGGCAACGTCCATCTCACTTGATAGCTTCTCGGGAAGTTGACACAAGTTACAGAGCTCAAAGTGAAAGGCCTTGCCGGTTGTGACCTCTATTGCCTCAACCAAGAGTGTGAACTCGTCCAACGATTGGATTTTAAAGTTAAAGTCCTCAAAGGTAAAGAGACTTCCATTCTTATAACCTACATAACAGCCAAGGGGAATTTCTTCAGACCTTGAAAAGAATGATAGTTTTTCCTTTTTCAACAGGTAGTTAAAGATTGAGAAATTTTCATCAACTTCTAAGTGGCTACAGGTCAGTTTTTCTGATGTATCCAATAGGTCGTCAAAGACGTAATGTTTAACTGTTACTTCCTCTCCTTCATCAACTGCCCTTTCACAGAGCTCCCTGTCCAGTCCCAGTAAACTGAAACTATCGTCCATAAATTCTCCCAAACTGGTTTAGTAAGGGGGAAATACCCCCTTAGTACTGGTCATGAATTTCAAGTTGATTAAAGAAGAAGGGAATTTCGTAGCTTGCAGATTCGGGAGAGTCCGATGCATGAACCGCGTT
The Balnearium lithotrophicum DNA segment above includes these coding regions:
- a CDS encoding integrase core domain-containing protein, encoding RIGFAKVYSTKSSRSGKRFFQELEKFLPFKIEKVQTDNGSEFIGELEDYLKERGIEHYFSYPRSPKTNSHVERFIQTVEKELWMIEGTEPKIDEMNRKLFRYLNFYNFVRPHQGLGYKTPVEKFEEYIKKHQGVHHVLNENRRNLIDFINFD
- a CDS encoding fumarylacetoacetate hydrolase family protein, with amino-acid sequence MKVGRFKYGDRTIFGLIRGKEILPLKERRVSELMEGVTPEGEPLSFKDVKFLSPTRPTKIVAVGLNYRAHAEEMGKPIPEEPLIFLKPSTAVISNKMKIVLPKMSNRVDYEGELAVVIGRKCRKVSPEEAKEYILGYSCFNDVTARDLQKKDGQYTRAKSFDTFAPYGPWINTDIDPIGLRIETRVNGEVRQRGNTEDMIFSPFELVSFVSQIMTLLPGDVISTGTPPGVGPLNPDDRVEVEIEGIGTLINYVTLES